The Humulus lupulus chromosome 3, drHumLupu1.1, whole genome shotgun sequence genome window below encodes:
- the LOC133822878 gene encoding uncharacterized protein LOC133822878, protein MRKSWKGHKYKLHLYFKEIGGENDLEMAKSKRHPDLKEEHQEDWMILCDRWCSPEFKERALKNTTNRSKRKWESKNGSVSTPRHHIRRGMVLTSPTGQIETWRLKHYDAEKGWTGIELGPLYDKMMELRGQHPPEELSDKEIMERVLGRDSVYLRGWGRSPSVTTSTSHRENIVGNQPTYEELLERLNDTTSCLNATNKQLRVVVDILRHNNLIAPPPPPPTDQASDANLRESPSISVRESQDDS, encoded by the exons ATGAGAAAATCTTGGAAGGGTCATAAGTACAAGCTGCACTTATATTTCAAAGAAATTGGAGGAGAAAATGATCTTGAGATGGCCAAGAGCAAACGTCATCCAGACTTAAAAGAAGAACATCAAGAAGATTGGATGATTTTGTGTGATCGTTGGTGTTCTCCTGAATTTAAG GAAAGAGCATTAAAGAATACTACCAATCGATCAAAGAGGAAATGGGAGTCGAAAAATGGTTCAGTCTCCACACCACGACATCACATTCGACGTGGAATGGTGTTAACTTCTCCTACCGGTCAAATTGAGACATGGCGTCTAAAGCATTATGATGCTGAGAAAGGATGGACTGGAATAGAGCTCGGGCCATTATAT gATAAAATGATGGAGTTAAGGGGTCAACATCCTCCAGAAGAACTGTCTGATAAAGAGATTATGGAGCGTGTACTTGGACGTGATTCGGTATACTTGCGAGGGTGGGGGCGGTCTCCTAGTGTCACAACTTCTACTTCACATCGTGAAAATATTGTGGGTAATCAACCAACTTATGAAGAGTTACTTGAACGACTTAATGATACAACTTCCTGCCTTAATGCTACTAACAAACAACTTCGCGTAGTTGTGGATATACTTCGTCATAACAATTTGATAGcaccgcctccaccacctccaacagaccaagcttcagatgcaaatttaagagagtcgccatctatttcagttcgggagtcacaagatgattcttag
- the LOC133824484 gene encoding uncharacterized protein LOC133824484 — protein sequence MDRHWINIPNKLSAEYAAGMNEFISVARHSMDSNGMVLCPCCRCVNKKSQYMHVINLHLITHGFLSTYKRWYHHGEQVEEVEDDGLFDTKDNVEDSDQSDDLAAGLHDAIGSKYFDIGPTSDFNDESPLNVDDKYDELFESLHKPLYNNCKGFSVLSATVKLMNLKVLYKWTDKSFDGLLECLREILPEGNQCPGNYYQTRKLLCEVGLGYEKIDVCQYDCALFYCENANAVSCPVRKNEAGILRHPADGDAWKHFDNVYLDFAADSRSVRMGLASDGFNPFSNMTSTYSLWPVILIPYNMPPWASPNGTNYLMSLLIPGPKSPGKDYDVFLMPLIEELKELWDGVNAYDLYGQCMFKLRAAVLWTISDFLAYAYLSRWSTAGKLACPQLDEIPIHTPGKAPSNSSRKRKRREKELNWCKRSVLFELPYGSKLLLRHNLDVMHIEKNVCDNIIGTLLDIEGKSKDTLKARKDLQNLNIREELWLKKDPSNNKFEKPYASYTLTREECKDFCKFIQSVRLPDGYASNISRCVTDNDKLGGMKTHDCHVLLHKILPAALLPFLTDNIRGTLIELCQFFKKICAKTLQISDIEELRDGIVIILCKLEKIFPPSFFTIMVHLCVHLPDQVLLGGPVASRWMFGTERHMGLYKKYVRNMSRPDGSIAEAFVVDEAVTFLSRYVSNIETRFTRPERNWDIPSPNHKLDVFNSNVRPLGASTIKLLQNWRQVVQCDHIKLLEEKGLSDSEVALEHKEQFPSWFKNKVSQMRVQKSPLANDDLYSLSQGPLERYNTYQSCIVNGVRFRCKEREDTLKTQCSGICTEGDHDNINILYYGVLIEILQLSFVLDRKVFISLQVIVQKVNHRSIYDIPEIMEETVNNDVFQEEESFQLPPFQPTENFIESLSLVRLDVPSITLSDQLVVDLFLNQNQNVDKDSDLDEDFNEGNIFSNNETFL from the exons ATGGATCGTCATTGGATAAATATACCAAATAAACTTTCAGCAGAATATGCTGCTGGAATGAATGAATTCATTAGTGTTGCAAGACACTCCATGGACTCCAATGGGATGGTTCTATGCCCTTGTTGTCGATGCGTGAATAAGAAATCACAATACATGCATGTGATAAATTTGCACTTGATCACTCATGGATTTCTTAGTACTTACAAAAGGTGGTATCACCATGGTGAGCAAGTAGAGGAAGTAGAAGATGATGGATTATTTGATACCAAGGATAATGTCGAAGATTCGGATCAGAGTGATGATTTGGCGGCAGGTCTTCATGATGCTATTGGTAGTAAGTATTTTGACATTGGTCCAACTAGTGACTTCAATGATGAATCTCCACTTAATGTGGATGACAAGTATGATGAATTGTTTGAGTCACTTCATAAGCCTTTGTACAATAATTGTAAAGGTTTCTCTGTCTTAAGCGCGACGGTGAAGTTGATGAATCTCAAAGTGCTTTACAAATGGACAGATAAATCATTCGACGGTCTTTTGGAGTGTTTGAGAGAGATATTGCCCGAGGGTAATCAGTGCCCAGGGAATTATTACCAGACAAGGAAGCTTCTTTGTGAGGTGGGCTTAGGCTATGAGAAAATTGATGTTTGTCAATACGATTGTGCATTGTTTTATTGTGAGAATGCAAATGCAGTGTCATGTCCT GTACGAAAAAATGAAGCTGGGATTTTACGTCATCCTGCTGATGGGGATGCTTGGAAGCATTTCGACAATGTGTATCTTGACTTTGCAGCTGATTCTAGGAGTGTACGAATGGGGTTGGCGTCAGATGGGTTTAACCCTTTCTCTAATATGACATCAACCTATAGTTTGTGGCCAGTGATATTAATTCCGTACAATATGCCACCTTGGGCTTCTCCTAATGGAACAAACTATCTCATGTCTTTGTTAATTCCAGGCCCTAAATCTCCTGGAAAAGATTATGATGTGTTCTTGATGCCATTAATTGAAGAGCTTAAAGAGTTATGGGATGGAGTCAATGCATATGATTTGTATGGTCAATGCATGTTTAAACTTCGAGCTGCAGTCTTGTGGACAATTAGTGATTTTCTTGCTTATGCATACTTGTCTAGGTGGAGCACTGCTGGTAAATTAGCATGTCCT CAATTGGATGAAATTCCTATTCATACCCCTGGTAAAGCACCAAGTAATTCTTCTAGAAAACGTAAGCGAAGAGAGAAAGAGCTGAATTGGTGTAAAAGAAGTGTTTTGTTTGAATTGCCATACGGGTCAAAGCTCTTGCTGCGTCACAATCTTGATGTGATGcatatagagaaaaatgtatgtgataacATTATTGGAACACTTTTAGACATTGAAGGTAAATCGAAAGACACTTTAAAAGCTCGTAAGGATTTACAAAATCTTAATATTCGTGAAGAGCTTTGGCTGAAGAAGGACCCATCTAATAACAAGTTTGAAAAACCTTATGCTAGTTACACTTTGACGAGAGAAGAATGCAAAGATTTTTGTAAATTCATTCAAAGTGTTAGATTACCGGATGGATATGCTTCGAATATTAGTCGATGTGTAACAGATAATGACAAACTAGGAGGAATGAAAACTCATGATTGTCATGTTTTACTTCATAAGATATTACCAGCTGCATTACTTCCTTTTCTGACAGACAACATTCGTGGTACTTTGATTGAACTCtgccaattctttaaaaaaattTGTGCAAAAACATTACAAATTTCTGACATAGAAGAATTGAGAGATGGAATTGTAataattttgtgcaagttggaaaAGATATTTCCCCCATCATTTTTTACCATAATGGTTCATCTTTGTGTTCACCTACCCGATCAAGTGTTATTAGGTGGTCCAGTTGCTTCGAGATGGATGTTTGGGACAGAACGCCATATGGGTTTGTACAAGAAATATGTGAGAAACATGTCTCGGCCTGATGGTTCAATAGCAGAAGCTTTTGTTGTAGATGAAGCTGTAACTTTCTTGTCAAGATATGTTTCTAACATAGAGACAAGATTCACAAGACCCGAGCGTAATTGGGATATACCTTCTCCAAATCACAAGTTAGATGTTTTCAACTCCAATGTTCGTCCATTAGGGGCATCTACTATCAAATTGCTTCAAAATTGGAGACAAGTCGTTCAATG TGATCATATAAAGTTGTTGGAAGAAAAAGGTCTTTCAGATTCAGAAGTTGCCTTAGAGCACAAAGAACAATTTCCTTCTTGGTTTAAGAATAAA GTGTCTCAAATGCGAGTTCAAAAATCACCTCTTGCCAATGATGATTTGTACtctttatctcaaggtccacttGAACGGTACAACACCTACCAAAGTTGTATTGTAAATGGTGTTCGATTTCGATGTAAAGAGCGTGAGGATACTCTTAAGACACAATGTTCTGGAATTTGCACTGAAGGTGATCATGACAATATTAATATCCTATACTATGGTGTCTTGATTGAGATTTTGCAGTTGTCATTCGTTTTAGATCGGAAGGTGTTCATTTCGTTGCAAGTG ATTGTTCAAAAAGTAAATCATCGATCTATTTATGACATTCCTGAAATTATGGAAGAGACAGTAAATAATGATGTGTTTCAAGAAGAAGAATCATTTCAATTGCCACCTTTTCAACCAACTGAGAATTTCATTGAAAGTTTGTCTTTAGTTCGATTAGATGTTCCTTCTATAACTCTTTCAGACCAACTTGTTGTTGATTTATTTTTAAACCAAAATCAAAATGTTGACAAGGATAGTGACTTAGATGAAGATTTTAATGAAggaaatatattctctaataatGAAACATTTCTCTAA